The Pseudomonas allokribbensis genome has a window encoding:
- a CDS encoding SCO family protein: protein MNRFASSGLLTLCLLAAGIHQARAHSADEHAGHKAPAASTQEHTQVKFVDVPLLDQNGKTVRLEQDLVHNKIVVMSFIYTSCTTVCPVVSSIMGKVQKQLGSRVGGEVQLVSISIDPQRDDPKRLLDYARSFQRGPGWSWLTGSPQSINATLKGLGSFSGDFKNHQPLILVGDGNSRHWMRYYGFTDPALLAKEVEKLSGLRTHAKHTAIAMEQQP from the coding sequence ATGAACCGATTCGCATCATCCGGCCTGCTGACCTTGTGTCTGTTGGCCGCCGGCATTCATCAGGCCCGGGCCCATTCGGCGGACGAACACGCGGGGCACAAGGCACCGGCCGCCAGCACCCAGGAACACACCCAGGTCAAATTCGTCGACGTGCCGCTGCTCGACCAGAACGGCAAGACCGTGCGCCTGGAGCAGGATCTGGTGCACAACAAAATCGTCGTCATGAGCTTCATCTACACCAGTTGCACCACGGTTTGCCCGGTGGTCTCGTCGATCATGGGCAAGGTGCAGAAACAGCTGGGTTCGCGGGTCGGCGGCGAAGTGCAACTGGTGTCGATCAGCATCGACCCGCAGCGCGACGACCCGAAACGCCTGCTGGATTACGCCCGCTCTTTCCAGCGTGGGCCGGGCTGGAGCTGGCTGACCGGTTCGCCGCAGTCGATCAACGCCACGCTCAAGGGCCTCGGTAGTTTCAGCGGTGACTTCAAGAACCATCAGCCGCTGATCCTCGTCGGAGACGGCAACAGCCGCCACTGGATGCGCTACTACGGTTTCACCGACCCGGCGTTGCTGGCCAAGGAAGTGGAAAAACTCAGCGGCCTGCGCACCCACGCCAAACACACCGCGATTGCCATGGAGCAACAGCCATGA
- a CDS encoding ABC transporter substrate-binding protein — translation MNLRRVLALILLAGASLGAAALPLTAEESAGKRLYREGLSASGEAIMARVGAADVLLPATSLPCANCHGADGLGRPEGGVRPPELNWSRLTSLHGQQQINGRNYPAYTDSSLARVIQEGRDPGNNRLDPSMPRFLLSTKDQRNLTAYLKRLADDRDPGLDDQTLHLGTLLPSQGPLAEEGATVAAVLNGSVARINQAGGIHGRQLRLTVVDPGPDRASAEQALQRLIDEEKVFALIAPLAPALDSELAPRLEQAGLPLIGPLSLMGSVQASAQIFEPLPGLREQLIALADYATASLKVLQGPTLIAYPDDPTQVQAAQALGQYLQDHGWKNVRMQAYDPAADTLPLGSRSVFYLGSGSGFSRLATGLQHAGQVPYLFATSGQVAGDLLQVPEGFSRRVFLAYPFVPSDWTQAGRMALTLLREHQGLGAQHAVLQVGAYASMLLFSEAMKQAGRDASREKMVAALEGLHDFDTGLTPRLSFGPGRRSGLSGAHVVTVDLPDQRFYLVAPYKPILASP, via the coding sequence ATGAACCTGCGCCGCGTTCTCGCCTTGATCCTGCTCGCTGGCGCCAGCCTCGGCGCTGCCGCGTTGCCGCTGACCGCTGAAGAAAGCGCCGGCAAGCGCCTGTACCGCGAAGGCCTGTCGGCCAGCGGCGAGGCGATCATGGCACGGGTCGGTGCGGCGGACGTGTTGCTGCCGGCCACTAGCCTGCCGTGCGCCAACTGCCACGGTGCCGATGGTCTCGGCCGACCCGAAGGCGGCGTGCGTCCACCGGAGCTGAACTGGTCGCGGCTGACCAGCCTCCACGGTCAGCAACAGATCAATGGCCGCAACTACCCGGCCTACACCGACAGCAGTCTGGCGCGGGTGATTCAGGAGGGGCGTGACCCCGGCAACAACCGGCTCGACCCGAGCATGCCGCGCTTTCTGCTGTCGACGAAGGACCAGCGCAACCTCACTGCCTATCTCAAACGCCTGGCCGATGATCGCGATCCGGGGCTCGATGACCAGACTTTGCACCTGGGCACTTTGCTGCCGAGCCAGGGGCCGCTGGCCGAGGAGGGCGCTACGGTGGCGGCGGTGCTCAACGGCAGCGTGGCGCGGATCAATCAGGCCGGGGGCATTCATGGCCGGCAGTTGCGCCTGACCGTGGTCGATCCCGGCCCGGACCGCGCCAGCGCCGAACAGGCTCTGCAACGGTTGATCGATGAGGAAAAGGTCTTTGCGCTGATCGCCCCGCTGGCCCCGGCGCTGGATAGCGAACTGGCGCCGCGTCTGGAGCAGGCCGGTCTGCCCCTGATCGGGCCGCTGTCCTTGATGGGCTCGGTGCAGGCCAGTGCGCAGATTTTCGAACCGCTGCCGGGATTGCGCGAGCAGTTGATCGCCCTGGCCGACTACGCCACCGCCAGCCTGAAAGTGCTGCAAGGGCCGACGCTGATCGCCTATCCCGACGACCCGACCCAGGTGCAGGCCGCCCAGGCGCTGGGGCAATACTTGCAGGATCACGGCTGGAAAAATGTCCGAATGCAGGCCTACGACCCGGCGGCGGATACCTTGCCGCTGGGCTCACGCTCAGTGTTCTACCTGGGCAGCGGCAGCGGTTTCAGTCGGCTGGCGACGGGGTTGCAGCATGCCGGGCAGGTGCCGTACCTGTTCGCGACGTCGGGCCAGGTGGCGGGCGACTTGCTGCAAGTGCCCGAGGGCTTTTCCCGGCGCGTATTCCTGGCCTATCCCTTTGTGCCCAGCGACTGGACTCAGGCCGGGCGCATGGCCCTGACCCTGCTGCGCGAACATCAGGGCCTCGGCGCGCAGCATGCGGTGCTGCAAGTCGGCGCCTATGCCTCGATGCTGTTGTTCAGCGAAGCCATGAAGCAGGCCGGGCGCGACGCCAGCCGCGAAAAGATGGTGGCGGCCCTCGAAGGCCTGCACGACTTCGACACCGGCCTGACCCCGCGCCTCAGCTTCGGCCCCGGCCGGCGATCGGGCTTGAGCGGGGCGCATGTGGTCACCGTGGACTTGCCCGATCAGCGTTTCTATCTGGTCGCGCCCTACAAACCGATTCTCGCGAGCCCCTGA
- a CDS encoding SCO family protein, which yields MRMLDWISLTVCFWILGNVAFAHEGHAPEAPATVAAAPAKGTHDAKTWFTDTPLLDQHGVTQRFYSDALQNRVVLLNVIFTSCNDACPLITRKLKEVRELLGDKADGVTFISLTSDPLRDTPAVLKAYTLKQGADDPHWLFLTGDKAQMDLVLGRIGQIVPTPEQHSTQLIVGDVANKRWSKIRPDASAAAIAQRLQLLTMPVAGR from the coding sequence ATGAGAATGCTCGACTGGATCAGCCTGACTGTGTGCTTCTGGATTCTCGGCAACGTGGCCTTTGCCCACGAAGGCCACGCGCCCGAGGCCCCGGCGACGGTGGCCGCTGCGCCGGCCAAAGGTACTCATGACGCGAAAACCTGGTTCACCGACACGCCGTTGCTGGATCAACACGGCGTCACCCAGCGTTTCTACAGTGATGCGCTGCAGAATCGCGTGGTGCTGCTCAACGTCATCTTCACCAGCTGCAACGATGCCTGTCCGCTGATCACCCGCAAGCTCAAGGAAGTCCGCGAGCTGCTGGGCGACAAGGCCGATGGCGTCACTTTCATTTCCCTTACCAGTGATCCGCTGCGCGACACGCCGGCGGTGCTCAAGGCTTACACCTTGAAGCAGGGTGCCGATGACCCTCACTGGCTTTTCCTTACCGGCGACAAGGCGCAGATGGATCTGGTGCTCGGTCGCATCGGCCAGATCGTGCCGACGCCGGAGCAGCACTCGACCCAGTTGATCGTCGGCGATGTCGCCAACAAACGCTGGAGCAAGATCCGTCCCGACGCCTCGGCCGCCGCCATTGCCCAGCGCTTGCAACTGCTGACAATGCCCGTGGCCGGCCGCTGA